The following coding sequences lie in one Lycium ferocissimum isolate CSIRO_LF1 unplaced genomic scaffold, AGI_CSIRO_Lferr_CH_V1 ctg2145, whole genome shotgun sequence genomic window:
- the LOC132043123 gene encoding uncharacterized protein LOC132043123 isoform X3, translated as MVQQEEDKDHPSESVSSRRCAICSATRPFILHLIPYRGLHRHLCTACVLDSHPGSFCPICFDVFHNNPPPPRLRLLCLKCPSISHISCVPHPHPSSYLCPLCSNPNFTFFHVTPNNNAIEINFHLAKQLVAAATIAFESIHNAAVMARINADIRVQEALLAKAEAKQVLERLNNLIDPTLVSDTSDS; from the exons ATGGTGCAGCAGGAAGAAGATAAGGATCATCCATCTGAATCTGTTTCCAGCCGCCGCTGTGCTATTTGCAGCGCCACTCGTCCTTTCATCCTCCACCTTATCCCTTACAGAGGTCTCCACCGCCATCTCTGCACCGCCTGCGTACTGGATTCCCACCCAGGTTCCTTCTGTCCCATCTGCTTCGATGTCTTCCATAACAACCCTCCTCCACCTCGTCTCCGTCTCTTATGCTTAAAATGCCCTTCTATTTCTCACATCTCTTGCGTCCCTCATCCTCATCCTTCCTCCTACTTGTGCCCTCTTTGTTCTAACCCTAATTTCACTTTCTTCCATGTTACTCCTAATAATAATGCTATTGAAATCAACTTTCATTTGGCTAAACAGTTGGTTGCTGCTGCTACTATTGCTTTTGAGTCTATTCACAATGCTGCTGTTATGGCCAGGATTAATGCTGATATTAGGGTACAGGAAGCTCTGTTAGCTAAGGCTGAAGCTAAGCAAGTTTTGGAAAGGCTAAACAATCTGATAGACCCTACACTTGTATCTGATACTTCAG ATAGCTGA
- the LOC132043123 gene encoding uncharacterized protein LOC132043123 isoform X4, producing the protein MGSYIITPAQVRKMRIIHLKLSAARFATPRVLSSSTLSPTEVSNAIFAPPAYWIPTQLVAAATIAFESINNAAVMARINADIRVQEALLSKAEAKQVLDRLNNLVTSGNGTGENGRHEAKGCSSQPSDADD; encoded by the exons ATGGGCTCATATATCATTACGCCTGCCCAAGT CAGGAAGATGAGGATCATCCATCTGAAGCTGTCCGCTGCGCGATTTGCGACGCCACGCGTCCTTTCATCCTCCACCTTATCCCCTACAGAGGTCTCCAACGCCATATTTGCACCGCCTGCGTACTGGATTCCCACCCAG TTGGTTGCTGCTGCTACAATTGCTTTTGAATCTATCAACAATGCTGCTGTTATGGCTAGGATTAACGCCGATATTAGGGTACAGGAAGCTCTGTTATCTAAGGCTGAAGCGAAGCAAGTTTTGGATAGGCTAAACAATCTGGTCACATCAGGTAACGGTACAGGAGAAAACGGGAGACATGAAGCAAAAGGATGCTCATCTCAACCTTCAGATGCAGATGATTGA
- the LOC132043122 gene encoding pectinesterase-like, translated as MKGGKLVAFGVSLILVVGVVIAVIVGTNHTKNSSGNGDKDDQVLSSTSKSVASVCSQTDYKKACVNSLTSMANNQTATPKDFIQKAIEVAIQEVKAAMERSASIGKAEAHDPLQKMATDDCKDLLQFAIDELQASFSSVGDSNLHSMGDRETELKNWLSAVISYQQTCMDGFTQPELQNAISTSLLNATQLTDNALAIVAAISDILSAFNIPIGNKTDTKSAGTAASRRLLDANDNDKEGAQNTENGYPAWLSSSDRKLLAAGTNNAQPPPNAVVAKDGSGQYNTIAAALAAYPKNLKGRYIIYVKAGIYDEYITVTKDQVNVFMYGDGPRKTIVTGQKCNRDGVSTYQSASFSAVGDGFIGKSMGFQNTAGPEGHQAVALRVQSDMAAFYNCRMDGNQDTLYAQTHRQFYRNCVVSGTVDFIFGDAAAILQNCLIIARKPMDNQQNTVTAQGRTNIRETTGFVIQNCRIVPEQLLEPVRFKIPTYLGRPWKMYSRTVIMESTLADFIQPAGWMPWSGNFALDTCYYAEYANRGPGANTNNRVKWKGFKVITDRNEALQFTTAPFIQGNQWLASTGAPYFLGLNN; from the exons atgaaagggGGAAAGCTTGTTGCATTTGGAGTATCGCTCATCCTGGTTGTTGGGGTAGTCATTGCTGTTATTGTAGGCACTAATCATACCAAAAACTCTTCAGGCAACGGTGACAAGGATGATCAAGTGCTCTCTAGCACTTCCAAGTCCGTTGCTTCCGTTTGTTCCCAAACGGACTATAAGAAAGCCTGTGTGAATAGCCTCACCTCTATGGCCAACAACCAAACCGCCACCCCGAAAGACTTTATCCAGAAAGCCATTGAGGTGGCCATCCAGGAAGTTAAAGCTGCAATGGAGAGGTCCGCCTCCATTGGCAAAGCAGAGGCCCATGACCCCTTGCAAAAGATGGCCACTGATGATTGCAAGGATCTACTGCAATTTGCTATCGATGAGCTTCAAGCATCTTTCTCCTCTGTTGGTGACAGCAACCTCCACAGTATGGGTGACAGGGAAACAGAGCTCAAAAACTGGCTCAGTGCTGTCATCTCTTACCAGCAAACCTGCATGGATGGTTTCACTCAACCAGAACTTCAGAATGCCATTTCTACCTCCCTCTTAAATGCCACACAGCTCACCGACAATGCTCTTGCCATTGTCGCAGCAATCAGTGACATCCTTTCAGCATTTAATATCCCCATTGGGAACAAGACTGATACTAAATCAGCAGGAACAGCAGCATCTCGACGATTGTTAGATGCTAATGACAATGACAAGGAGGGAGCCCAGAATACAGAGAATGGATATCCTGCATGGCTTTCTAGTAGTGATAGGAAACTGCTGGCTGCAGGAACAAACAATGCCCAACCACCACCAAACGCTGTGGTAGCTAAGGATGGGTCTGGACAGTACAACACCATCGCAGCAGCTCTGGCTGCGTACCCTAAGAACCTAAAAGGCAGGTATATTATCTATGTGAAGGCCGGAATTTATGATGAATACATAACTGTAACAAAAGATCAAGTTAACGTATTCATGTACGGAGATGGCCCCCGAAAGACGATAGTTACAGGACAAAAGTGCAACCGTGATGGCGTATCTACTTACCAGAGTGCTTCGTTCA GTGCCGTTGGAGATGGATTCATAGGCAAGTCAATGGGATTCCAAAACACAGCAGGACCTGAGGGGCACCAGGCGGTAGCCCTCCGTGTGCAATCTGATATGGCTGCTTTCTACAATTGCAGAATGGATGGAAATCAAGATACTTTGTATGCTCAAACACATCGACAATTTTACCGCAATTGTGTGGTGTCAGGCACAGTTGATTTCATCTTTGGTGACGCAGCAGCTATCCTCCAAAACTGCTTAATTATTGCAAGGAAGCCAATGGACAATCAACAAAATACAGTGACAGCTCAAGGAAGAACTAACATTCGGGAGACCACAGGGTTTGTAATCCAAAATTGCCGCATTGTTCCTGAGCAATTACTGGAACCTGTGCGTTTCAAGATTCCTACCTACTTAGGACGGCCATGGAAGATGTACTCAAGAACTGTTATCATGGAATCTACTTTGGCAGATTTCATCCAACCTGCAGGTTGGATGCCCTGGTCTGGAAACTTTGCCCTTGACACATGCTACTATGCCGAGTATGCAAACCGTGGTCCAGGAGCCAATACAAACAATAGGGTCAAATGGAAGGGATTCAAAGTGATCACAGACAGGAATGAAGCCCTTCAGTTTACAACAGCTCCATTTATTCAAGGAAACCAGTGGTTGGCATCCACTGGTGCCCCATACTTCCTTGGCCTGAATAACTAG
- the LOC132043123 gene encoding uncharacterized protein LOC132043123 isoform X2 has protein sequence MVQQEEDKDHPSESVSSRRCAICSATRPFILHLIPYRGLHRHLCTACVLDSHPGSFCPICFDVFHNNPPPPRLRLLCLKCPSISHISCVPHPHPSSYLCPLCSNPNFTFFHVTPNNNAIEINFHLAKQLVAAATIAFESIHNAAVMARINADIRVQEALLAKAEAKQVLERLNNLIDPTLVSDTSVDS, from the exons ATGGTGCAGCAGGAAGAAGATAAGGATCATCCATCTGAATCTGTTTCCAGCCGCCGCTGTGCTATTTGCAGCGCCACTCGTCCTTTCATCCTCCACCTTATCCCTTACAGAGGTCTCCACCGCCATCTCTGCACCGCCTGCGTACTGGATTCCCACCCAGGTTCCTTCTGTCCCATCTGCTTCGATGTCTTCCATAACAACCCTCCTCCACCTCGTCTCCGTCTCTTATGCTTAAAATGCCCTTCTATTTCTCACATCTCTTGCGTCCCTCATCCTCATCCTTCCTCCTACTTGTGCCCTCTTTGTTCTAACCCTAATTTCACTTTCTTCCATGTTACTCCTAATAATAATGCTATTGAAATCAACTTTCATTTGGCTAAACAGTTGGTTGCTGCTGCTACTATTGCTTTTGAGTCTATTCACAATGCTGCTGTTATGGCCAGGATTAATGCTGATATTAGGGTACAGGAAGCTCTGTTAGCTAAGGCTGAAGCTAAGCAAGTTTTGGAAAGGCTAAACAATCTGATAGACCCTACACTTGTATCTGATACTTCAG TAGATAGCTGA
- the LOC132043123 gene encoding uncharacterized protein LOC132043123 isoform X1, with the protein MVQQEDEDHPSEAVRCAICDATRPFILHLIPYRGLQRHICTACVLDSHPGSFCPICFDVFLNNPPPPLLCLLCLKCPSISHISCVPHPHPSSYLCPLCSNPNFTFFHVTPNANNNTIEINLHLAKQLVAAATIAFESINNAAVMARINADIRVQEALLSKAEAKQVLDRLNNLVTSGNGTGENGRHEAKGCSSQPSDADD; encoded by the coding sequence ATGGTGCAGCAGGAAGATGAGGATCATCCATCTGAAGCTGTCCGCTGCGCGATTTGCGACGCCACGCGTCCTTTCATCCTCCACCTTATCCCCTACAGAGGTCTCCAACGCCATATTTGCACCGCCTGCGTACTGGATTCCCACCCAGGTTCCTTCTGTCCCATCTGTTTCGATGTCTTCCTTAACAACCCTCCTCCACCCCTTCTCTGTCTCCTTTGCTTAAAATGCCCTTCTATTTCTCACATCTCTTGCGTCCCTCATCCTCATCCTTCCTCCTACTTGTGCCCTCTTTGTTCTAACCCTAATTTCACTTTCTTCCATGTTACTCCCAATGCCAATAACAACACTATTGAAATCAACCTTCATTTGGCTAAACAGTTGGTTGCTGCTGCTACAATTGCTTTTGAATCTATCAACAATGCTGCTGTTATGGCTAGGATTAACGCCGATATTAGGGTACAGGAAGCTCTGTTATCTAAGGCTGAAGCGAAGCAAGTTTTGGATAGGCTAAACAATCTGGTCACATCAGGTAACGGTACAGGAGAAAACGGGAGACATGAAGCAAAAGGATGCTCATCTCAACCTTCAGATGCAGATGATTGA